One segment of Sulfobacillus thermosulfidooxidans DSM 9293 DNA contains the following:
- a CDS encoding M1 family metallopeptidase, with protein MTENAQKYRLPRTVIPHRYQIEITPDLAAETFKGLLRVDVEISHNTDHIIMNAVNLTLSDVVMTASTGESYPGTVIYEREYERVRLEFAGELTPGLWTLALAFDGQLGHDLRGFYVTTVKQKNGETLVIASTQCEATDARRIFPCWDEPDFKATFAITLVVDADLTALSNAQEVSSIVDEAGKRHVQFAETIPMSTYLVALIVGPFELTEPEAGHRIPVRVAARPGFSALTGYAHTSAVNALNFFEHYFDIPYPGDKLDHVAIPDFAAGAMENLGCITYREEALLIDPVQSSPMEKMEVVSTIAHETAHMWFGDMVTMRWWNGLWLNEAFATFMQLLATDSLHPEWDVWTNFGVHRAYAFKIDGLASTRPVEYPVVSPADAQGMFDVLTYEKGASVLRMMEQYLSPEVFRQGVKAYLNRYRYGNTETQDLWNSLEVVSGQPIREVMESWVFQGGYPLVRATWNHGRHELVLTQKPFRYDGEGTGTWKVPIVLGIHTRTTDLSQSLLLGPESVSVAVDEDMEWLMVNRGGWGFYRVAYDEVLWQRLMAALPEMTALERISLADDIWAEVLADEVPLAQAVQLWHSLGDETEPDVWNLIFSHMMLLDRIADDKGRQLLAQLVNEVAAPLFQRLGWTPRDDEDVKTGRLRAQMVRMLGTLGANEAVRSEAKARLTAHYQGQTSLSPDLISAVVDVVAHNGGEHEWEEMYRHFQEAHTPQDAERYLMALGKFPDPVLMTHTFSLCLSKEVRIQDGLYAIGQGLQNRQVADTTWTLLENEWDAVTAKFPSYMMHPVVYALPTIIDDSLAERTIQWFKAHPLPEMARQLEQTMELQRVHRHFAHRVKGQLANILRSSRA; from the coding sequence ATGACAGAAAATGCACAGAAATACCGGCTGCCCCGGACCGTTATTCCGCACCGGTATCAGATCGAGATAACACCCGACTTAGCCGCTGAAACGTTCAAGGGGCTATTACGGGTCGATGTCGAGATATCCCATAACACGGATCACATTATCATGAATGCCGTCAATTTGACGCTATCAGATGTCGTGATGACAGCGAGTACAGGCGAGAGTTATCCAGGTACGGTGATCTATGAAAGGGAATATGAACGGGTACGTCTTGAGTTTGCTGGCGAGTTGACACCGGGACTCTGGACATTGGCTTTAGCCTTTGATGGCCAGTTAGGTCACGATCTTCGCGGATTTTATGTGACTACCGTAAAGCAAAAGAATGGGGAGACGCTGGTCATTGCCTCGACACAGTGTGAAGCGACAGATGCCCGCCGGATTTTTCCCTGTTGGGATGAACCCGATTTTAAGGCGACATTTGCCATCACGTTGGTGGTTGATGCGGATCTTACGGCGTTATCGAACGCCCAGGAAGTCAGTAGTATTGTCGATGAGGCGGGGAAACGGCATGTGCAGTTTGCGGAAACCATTCCGATGTCGACCTACTTAGTGGCATTAATCGTGGGTCCCTTTGAATTAACCGAACCCGAGGCTGGCCACCGAATTCCCGTACGAGTGGCGGCACGTCCAGGGTTTTCCGCTCTCACGGGTTATGCGCACACTTCTGCCGTTAACGCGCTCAATTTCTTTGAGCACTATTTCGACATTCCCTATCCCGGGGACAAACTCGATCATGTGGCCATCCCGGATTTTGCCGCGGGCGCGATGGAAAACTTAGGGTGTATTACATACCGGGAAGAGGCCTTGTTAATTGATCCCGTACAATCCTCTCCGATGGAAAAAATGGAAGTCGTGAGCACCATCGCTCATGAAACAGCGCATATGTGGTTTGGAGACATGGTGACCATGCGCTGGTGGAATGGCCTATGGCTGAATGAAGCGTTTGCCACCTTCATGCAATTATTAGCAACGGATAGTTTGCATCCCGAATGGGATGTGTGGACCAATTTTGGCGTGCACCGGGCCTATGCGTTCAAGATTGACGGTTTGGCATCGACTCGTCCCGTTGAATATCCGGTCGTTTCTCCAGCGGATGCCCAAGGTATGTTTGATGTTTTAACGTACGAAAAAGGGGCGTCTGTTCTTCGCATGATGGAGCAATATTTGAGCCCTGAAGTGTTTCGTCAAGGTGTCAAAGCCTATCTCAACCGCTACCGCTATGGGAATACGGAAACTCAAGATTTATGGAATAGTCTTGAAGTCGTATCTGGTCAACCCATCCGCGAAGTCATGGAATCATGGGTCTTTCAAGGCGGATATCCCTTGGTGCGGGCCACATGGAATCACGGGCGCCATGAACTTGTCCTGACTCAAAAACCATTTCGGTATGACGGGGAAGGGACAGGAACATGGAAGGTTCCCATCGTATTAGGAATCCATACTCGCACCACGGATCTCTCCCAGTCTTTGTTATTAGGCCCTGAGTCCGTAAGTGTGGCTGTTGACGAGGATATGGAGTGGCTTATGGTCAACCGCGGGGGATGGGGATTTTATCGTGTAGCCTATGATGAGGTGTTGTGGCAACGCCTGATGGCGGCATTGCCAGAAATGACGGCTTTAGAGCGGATATCATTAGCCGATGACATTTGGGCTGAGGTGTTGGCGGATGAAGTGCCATTAGCGCAAGCGGTACAATTGTGGCACTCCCTGGGGGATGAAACGGAACCCGACGTGTGGAACTTGATCTTTAGCCATATGATGTTGTTGGACCGGATTGCCGATGATAAGGGCCGTCAGTTGTTGGCTCAATTGGTGAATGAGGTGGCAGCTCCCTTATTCCAGCGTCTGGGTTGGACGCCTCGTGACGATGAGGACGTCAAAACGGGACGCCTGAGGGCTCAAATGGTGCGAATGCTCGGGACATTAGGAGCCAATGAAGCGGTGAGGTCCGAAGCCAAAGCGCGATTAACGGCCCACTATCAGGGTCAAACATCATTATCCCCGGACTTGATTTCTGCCGTCGTTGATGTTGTTGCCCACAACGGAGGAGAACACGAATGGGAAGAAATGTACCGCCATTTCCAAGAAGCCCACACTCCGCAAGATGCTGAACGCTATCTTATGGCATTAGGGAAGTTTCCAGATCCGGTATTAATGACCCACACCTTTTCACTCTGTCTGTCAAAAGAAGTGCGCATCCAAGACGGCTTGTATGCCATCGGCCAAGGATTACAAAATCGCCAGGTCGCGGACACGACATGGACGTTGCTCGAGAATGAGTGGGATGCCGTTACCGCCAAGTTTCCCTCTTATATGATGCATCCTGTCGTCTACGCCTTGCCCACCATCATTGATGATTCGTTGGCCGAACGCACCATTCAGTGGTTTAAAGCTCATCCCTTACCGGAAATGGCCCGGCAATTAGAGCAAACTATGGAGTTGCAGCGGGTGCACCGCCATTTTGCGCACCGGGTGAAAGGACAGCTGGCGAATATTTTACGCTCATCACGAGCTTAA
- a CDS encoding GNAT family N-acetyltransferase translates to MFSYPINEDVSLRLLEVRDAEPLYAVLRESESYLRRWLPFLDNVHSVQDIIQFIESGLARYAHNNGGEIGIWYRQQFAGVVGIHFINWTNRTTSLGYWLGEKFQGHGIMTQACGALIRILFEEYDLHRVEIQAAVDNMKSRAIPERLGFRQEGVLRQTEWLYDHYVDHVVYGLLKDDWLTTNTSPVTP, encoded by the coding sequence ATGTTTTCTTATCCTATTAATGAGGATGTGTCGTTACGGTTGTTAGAGGTGCGCGATGCCGAGCCCCTCTATGCTGTTTTACGCGAATCCGAAAGTTATTTAAGGCGATGGTTGCCGTTTTTGGATAATGTTCACTCCGTTCAAGATATTATCCAGTTTATTGAGTCAGGGCTTGCCCGTTATGCTCACAACAACGGCGGCGAAATAGGCATTTGGTACCGTCAACAATTTGCGGGTGTGGTGGGGATCCATTTCATTAATTGGACGAACCGGACAACAAGTCTCGGGTATTGGCTAGGAGAAAAATTTCAAGGACACGGTATCATGACTCAAGCTTGTGGTGCCCTCATTCGGATTTTGTTTGAGGAATATGATTTGCACCGCGTGGAAATTCAGGCGGCCGTGGACAATATGAAAAGCCGGGCGATTCCGGAACGACTCGGATTTCGGCAAGAAGGGGTGTTACGCCAAACTGAATGGCTATATGATCATTATGTCGATCACGTGGTTTATGGCCTCTTAAAAGACGATTGGCTCACAACGAACACTTCTCCCGTCACGCCCTAA
- a CDS encoding GAF domain-containing protein translates to MVQHEISPETLAKLLQIAKTLIARRDLDGVLHDILQSSLELIPGADFACVFLYDAEDNVLKPVGGVGFDMKVMKQVRLRPGESLTGKAFVGRQPILLRTPKEIKEAQDNLSPEHDNLVREAVRRPTNPVRSSIAVPLIVGQETVGVLVIDNYDTDRDFNETDLAVAKALADHSAVAVANAKEHARRLAVSRDLQKTLHLQKQLLANLVSEENSLAGLARTLWRQIHSSVTVYDMSHQVLARVGEQGDIIHSYPIVAGRQVLGQLVIGGKTVDPIERAAIDQARVLFAIELLRRQAVEQERLHSQSDLFHRLLEGNQFAVNALIKSYHFSHPMWQMVLLARGDKALYQTRC, encoded by the coding sequence ATGGTGCAACATGAGATTTCGCCAGAGACTTTAGCTAAATTGTTACAGATTGCAAAAACTCTCATTGCTCGCCGGGATTTGGATGGCGTCTTGCACGATATCCTCCAAAGCAGTCTTGAGTTGATTCCGGGGGCAGATTTTGCTTGTGTATTTTTATATGATGCTGAGGACAATGTGCTCAAACCGGTCGGCGGCGTCGGCTTCGATATGAAGGTGATGAAACAGGTCCGGCTCCGTCCTGGGGAATCATTGACCGGCAAAGCTTTTGTGGGGCGTCAACCCATTTTGTTGCGGACGCCCAAGGAAATCAAGGAAGCCCAGGATAATTTAAGCCCTGAACATGACAATCTCGTTCGCGAGGCGGTAAGACGCCCTACGAATCCGGTTCGTAGCTCCATTGCCGTCCCTCTCATTGTCGGACAGGAAACGGTGGGAGTTTTAGTCATCGATAATTATGATACAGACCGCGATTTCAATGAAACCGATTTGGCTGTGGCAAAAGCCTTGGCCGATCATTCCGCGGTGGCCGTAGCCAATGCCAAGGAGCACGCCCGCAGGCTCGCTGTGTCGCGTGATCTACAAAAGACATTGCACCTGCAAAAACAATTATTGGCCAATCTGGTCAGTGAAGAAAACAGTTTAGCGGGTTTAGCCCGAACCTTATGGCGTCAAATTCATAGCTCGGTTACGGTTTACGACATGAGCCACCAGGTTTTGGCTCGGGTTGGTGAACAGGGCGATATCATTCATTCCTATCCCATCGTGGCAGGCCGACAGGTTCTGGGACAACTTGTCATCGGGGGAAAGACTGTCGACCCCATTGAGCGCGCCGCTATTGACCAGGCTCGGGTCCTTTTCGCTATTGAGCTTTTAAGGCGGCAAGCGGTGGAACAAGAACGTTTGCATAGTCAATCCGATCTTTTTCACCGTCTCTTAGAAGGTAATCAGTTTGCGGTTAATGCGCTCATCAAGTCATATCATTTTTCTCATCCAATGTGGCAAATGGTGTTACTAGCGCGTGGAGACAAAGCGCTTTATCAGACACGCTGTTGA
- the tnpA gene encoding IS200/IS605 family transposase, whose amino-acid sequence MMSASHAVYSLRLHIVFVTKYRRKTLTSELLAALREAFAEILNDWRCTLIEFGGEADHVHLLVGIHPALNLSTLINNLKSASARRMRNRFADHLAKFYWKPYFWHRAYYVGSVGEASLETVKRYVEAQGTQEKPRKAAKRPPPA is encoded by the coding sequence ATGATGTCTGCCTCACATGCAGTGTACTCTCTTCGGCTACATATCGTCTTCGTGACCAAATATCGAAGGAAGACATTAACGTCAGAACTCCTCGCGGCCTTGCGAGAGGCGTTCGCAGAAATCCTGAACGACTGGCGCTGTACCCTGATTGAGTTCGGGGGGGAAGCAGATCATGTCCATTTGCTGGTGGGTATCCATCCTGCGCTGAACCTGTCTACCTTGATTAACAATCTTAAGTCCGCCAGTGCGCGGCGGATGCGCAATCGATTTGCCGATCATTTGGCGAAATTCTATTGGAAGCCATACTTCTGGCATCGCGCATATTATGTCGGGAGCGTCGGTGAAGCCTCGCTGGAGACGGTGAAACGTTACGTCGAAGCCCAAGGGACGCAAGAAAAACCCCGCAAGGCGGCCAAGAGGCCGCCGCCCGCTTGA
- a CDS encoding RNA-guided endonuclease InsQ/TnpB family protein: MLNGYKFRLYPSPEQEPILLQWIGCQRLIYNAKVQEDRYFRRFQRRMVGTVGEDIPVDQQYSRFITAKTAFLRQVPSPVLRNGAVRWRQAYQRFFQKLSGRPKMKRKSGRQSVWLTSELFEFRPIVDDTPGAVCGYHLHVGTDKFPVGIIPYVAHRPHAVPASIYLAIEGGQWWLSFAAEDLTVTIPGKEGDAATERIAEDLRHLSADQLAERTLGGDRGIAKPLMTSDGHVFDLLPVQQTRIQKARRQHRRWQRRAARRKKGSQNQKKAYRKVAHYPQYEKNVRHEYAHQTSHALVVHAAYDLYVFENLPIQQMTKRPKAKKDAQGHFLPNGRAAKAGLNRAILASAWGQVVMFTRYKARRRGKLVITVPPQHSSQECAECTFTAPDNRPSQAAFVCQRCGHRDNADHNAARVIKKRGIQKLLSGEPLTTSRKTTRIFRTLGPERSEVTPGETHIRRAPSKTDMHRSQNQELRGVIRETPTSTR, encoded by the coding sequence ATGCTGAACGGGTATAAGTTTCGCCTGTATCCGAGTCCAGAGCAGGAGCCGATCTTGCTCCAGTGGATCGGGTGTCAACGCCTCATCTACAACGCCAAAGTGCAAGAAGATCGCTATTTTCGCCGATTTCAGCGGCGGATGGTCGGGACTGTGGGCGAAGACATTCCTGTCGACCAACAGTACAGCCGCTTCATTACGGCAAAGACCGCATTCCTCCGCCAAGTGCCCTCCCCAGTGTTGCGCAATGGCGCGGTGCGCTGGCGACAAGCCTATCAACGGTTTTTTCAGAAACTGAGTGGTCGCCCAAAGATGAAGCGGAAATCCGGGCGACAAAGTGTCTGGCTGACCTCGGAGTTGTTCGAATTTCGTCCGATAGTCGATGACACCCCCGGCGCGGTGTGCGGGTATCACCTGCATGTCGGTACCGACAAATTTCCCGTCGGGATCATCCCGTATGTGGCCCATCGGCCGCACGCTGTGCCGGCTTCGATATATCTTGCCATCGAAGGGGGGCAGTGGTGGCTCTCGTTTGCGGCGGAGGATCTGACCGTCACGATTCCCGGCAAGGAGGGAGACGCGGCAACCGAACGCATCGCCGAGGATTTACGGCACCTCTCTGCTGACCAACTCGCCGAGCGCACGCTCGGCGGAGATCGCGGGATTGCCAAGCCCCTCATGACCTCCGACGGTCACGTGTTTGATCTCCTACCGGTGCAGCAAACCCGAATCCAGAAAGCGCGGCGGCAGCACCGACGCTGGCAACGACGGGCTGCCCGCAGAAAAAAAGGATCGCAAAATCAGAAGAAAGCCTACCGAAAAGTGGCTCACTACCCCCAGTACGAAAAGAACGTCCGACACGAGTATGCGCATCAGACCAGTCACGCGCTTGTGGTCCACGCAGCCTACGACCTGTACGTCTTTGAGAATCTGCCTATCCAGCAGATGACCAAACGGCCCAAAGCAAAAAAAGACGCCCAAGGCCATTTTCTGCCCAACGGGCGGGCCGCGAAAGCGGGCCTGAACCGGGCTATTCTCGCCTCGGCATGGGGCCAGGTGGTCATGTTCACGCGCTATAAAGCACGGCGCCGAGGCAAACTCGTCATCACGGTTCCGCCCCAACACAGTTCGCAGGAATGTGCTGAGTGTACATTCACTGCCCCGGACAATCGGCCTTCACAGGCTGCGTTTGTCTGTCAACGCTGCGGACACAGGGACAATGCGGACCACAATGCCGCCCGCGTGATCAAAAAACGCGGGATTCAGAAACTCCTGTCCGGAGAACCGCTTACGACATCGCGTAAAACGACGCGGATTTTTCGGACACTAGGGCCGGAACGGTCCGAAGTCACGCCTGGGGAGACTCACATAAGACGTGCTCCGTCAAAGACGGACATGCACAGGTCGCAGAACCAGGAACTTCGCGGAGTGATCCGGGAAACCCCCACCTCAACCCGATAG
- a CDS encoding PucR family transcriptional regulator, whose amino-acid sequence MSIRGETYQHPRDMPKALRMLLSVWRYLQHFPTVVPPDSDSVDARNFPEIKILDALPQQVQDEFVTKVLGPIEDDAMLITTLNTWIFSHRSFSVASQRLKMHPNTIRYRIEKIAALTGTDVNDDREMMLIRLACMFLALRQDIS is encoded by the coding sequence GTGAGCATTCGGGGCGAAACCTATCAGCATCCTCGGGACATGCCAAAAGCTCTGCGGATGTTGTTAAGTGTCTGGCGTTATTTGCAGCATTTCCCCACGGTCGTTCCCCCAGATAGTGACTCGGTCGACGCGCGCAACTTTCCGGAAATAAAAATTTTGGATGCGCTACCCCAACAGGTGCAAGATGAGTTTGTGACCAAGGTTTTGGGGCCGATCGAAGACGATGCGATGTTGATCACGACATTAAATACCTGGATCTTTTCCCATCGCTCGTTTTCGGTGGCCAGTCAACGACTCAAAATGCACCCGAATACCATCCGCTACCGCATTGAAAAAATTGCGGCATTAACCGGGACCGATGTGAATGATGACCGGGAAATGATGTTAATCCGCCTTGCCTGTATGTTTCTTGCATTGCGTCAAGACATCTCTTAG
- a CDS encoding GNAT family N-acetyltransferase, producing the protein MMHIHQGDFILRPLDPEDIHYLYRWLTDDCVLEFYEGRDKRFTREMIQEKYLTPSSRPIYRELVLWQGLPIGYMQIYPLSVEEYETYGYSLFEHIIGMDQFIGEVTLWNQGIGTGLIQTVCQWLEAHQEVDCLVMDPRADNLRAIHVYEKCGFRKVKYLLNHEYHEGIQHDCWLMERRHKENPFPTNS; encoded by the coding sequence ATGATGCACATCCACCAAGGCGATTTCATCCTTCGTCCTTTAGATCCTGAGGATATCCATTACCTTTACCGCTGGTTGACAGATGACTGCGTCTTAGAATTCTATGAGGGACGTGATAAACGCTTTACCCGCGAGATGATCCAAGAAAAGTATTTGACCCCGAGTTCTCGCCCGATATACCGAGAACTTGTTCTCTGGCAGGGTCTCCCCATCGGCTATATGCAAATCTACCCCTTATCGGTAGAAGAATATGAAACCTATGGATATTCCTTATTCGAGCACATCATCGGCATGGACCAGTTTATCGGTGAGGTCACGTTATGGAATCAAGGAATCGGCACGGGATTGATACAAACGGTGTGCCAGTGGCTCGAAGCGCATCAAGAGGTGGATTGTCTTGTTATGGATCCTCGAGCTGATAATTTGCGTGCCATTCATGTCTATGAAAAATGCGGATTTCGTAAAGTCAAATATCTCCTCAATCACGAATATCATGAGGGCATACAACATGACTGCTGGCTCATGGAACGACGACATAAAGAGAACCCCTTCCCCACAAATTCCTAA
- a CDS encoding lipopolysaccharide assembly protein LapA domain-containing protein, which translates to MVNPESRGLRKVIVWLFGAVLIAILALQNQHPVSLHVFFWQLPHISLALVVLLSLLLGASIGAGGMLWDRYKSTNRSKHLAPTLGDESSSVLPPSSIEGMPDDSPTAPTDSTPQ; encoded by the coding sequence GTGGTGAATCCTGAAAGTCGTGGTCTCCGAAAGGTTATAGTGTGGCTGTTCGGTGCCGTGCTTATTGCAATTTTAGCGCTCCAAAATCAACATCCTGTCTCATTACATGTCTTTTTCTGGCAACTCCCGCACATTTCTTTAGCGTTGGTCGTATTGTTAAGTTTATTGCTGGGCGCCAGCATTGGTGCCGGTGGCATGTTATGGGACCGCTACAAGTCCACGAATCGTTCTAAACATCTTGCTCCTACGTTAGGCGATGAGTCCTCCTCGGTATTGCCTCCGTCCTCGATAGAAGGCATGCCAGACGATTCCCCCACTGCCCCCACAGATTCCACTCCACAATAG
- a CDS encoding DoxX family protein, whose translation MNIALALVRIVIGLTYAGHGSQKLFGWFGGYGLTGTGQWMESLGLKPGKLMALLAGLAELIGGLLLATGSLLPIAATLLIVTMLVAIITVHRKNGYWVTQNGFEYPLILIVVILAVTLIGPGSYAIHLFS comes from the coding sequence ATGAATATCGCGTTAGCTCTTGTGCGGATTGTTATCGGCCTGACCTATGCAGGTCATGGCAGTCAAAAATTATTTGGCTGGTTCGGTGGTTACGGCTTAACCGGTACGGGCCAGTGGATGGAATCGCTCGGACTCAAACCGGGTAAGCTTATGGCCTTGTTAGCAGGATTGGCTGAACTGATTGGGGGACTCTTATTGGCCACGGGCAGTCTATTGCCTATTGCCGCGACGCTGTTAATTGTCACCATGTTGGTGGCTATCATCACGGTACACCGGAAAAACGGGTATTGGGTCACACAAAATGGGTTCGAATATCCGCTGATTCTTATTGTTGTCATTCTGGCGGTGACCCTTATTGGTCCCGGTTCTTACGCGATTCACCTATTCTCATAA
- a CDS encoding winged helix-turn-helix transcriptional regulator gives MDDLKICPKFEAAFALLGQRWTGLIIRALLSGQRRFSDITQMIPHLSDRMLAERLKALEAEGIVKRIVYPETPVRVEYELTDKGRELEPVMDQVQKWADKWYHYLSPELSLSRQNSNSLGDS, from the coding sequence ATGGATGATCTGAAAATATGCCCCAAATTTGAAGCAGCTTTCGCCTTGTTGGGGCAAAGATGGACAGGCTTGATTATTCGTGCTCTTCTTTCGGGACAACGCCGGTTTTCGGACATTACCCAAATGATTCCCCATTTAAGCGACCGGATGTTAGCGGAACGACTTAAAGCCCTCGAAGCGGAAGGTATCGTAAAGCGTATCGTCTATCCAGAAACGCCCGTGCGCGTGGAATATGAGCTGACCGATAAAGGCCGTGAACTAGAACCCGTGATGGATCAAGTCCAGAAATGGGCGGACAAATGGTATCACTATTTGAGTCCTGAATTGTCCCTCTCTCGTCAGAATTCAAATTCCTTGGGGGATTCTTAG
- a CDS encoding GNAT family N-acetyltransferase, giving the protein MWTIRLVEKTDAAKVMNLQKALDRETRFMLMEPGELSDSVVEWEKRILPFIDQPHNVFWVVENAEGTLVGFLRARGQTPRRLAHSALIVIGILQEYWGQGIGTQLFEKVEAWAKERGLHRLELEVMVSNRRAIALYHKMGFVVEGLRRHAIRYADGQFVDEYMMAKLIH; this is encoded by the coding sequence GTGTGGACCATTCGGTTGGTCGAAAAAACGGATGCAGCCAAAGTTATGAATTTGCAAAAAGCTTTGGACCGCGAGACACGGTTTATGCTAATGGAGCCCGGAGAGTTGTCAGACAGTGTGGTGGAATGGGAAAAACGTATTTTGCCGTTCATTGACCAGCCACACAATGTCTTTTGGGTTGTCGAAAATGCCGAAGGCACATTAGTGGGCTTTCTCCGGGCTCGGGGCCAGACTCCGCGCCGGCTCGCTCATTCGGCTTTGATTGTCATTGGGATTTTACAGGAGTATTGGGGACAGGGAATAGGCACCCAGTTGTTCGAAAAAGTCGAAGCTTGGGCCAAAGAGCGTGGGCTTCACCGCTTAGAGTTAGAAGTCATGGTCTCAAACCGTCGAGCTATCGCCTTATATCATAAAATGGGTTTTGTCGTTGAAGGATTACGTCGTCATGCGATTCGTTATGCGGATGGGCAATTTGTGGATGAATATATGATGGCCAAATTAATCCATTGA
- a CDS encoding ornithine cyclodeaminase family protein: MWFGPQDLEAQLDDEILRRHLAKRLTVPLAGEPVRIVQSDDKGHLILMAASWQDLSLSLVKVLYERPENKMRGNGTPVLNGSVSIYRHDGEVMAVADGATFTGLRTAAIAALATEWLSMSKTCHCIIGAGFEAYYHAKALARLKGVKTMRLWNRTPKAAYALQEKLCALPQFSHLSVRVHEVIEEALADADVITTVTSSPEPLFNAQMIKKTVLINAMGAYLPHTRELSSDIVAKATLYADFLPACLQEAGDYLIPAAEGLLDLTRVRPLASAAHDGPMPGITVMKSVGSAVFDLSCAECLVMSK, translated from the coding sequence ATGTGGTTTGGTCCCCAGGATCTGGAAGCACAGCTTGATGATGAGATCTTAAGGCGGCATTTGGCTAAGCGACTTACTGTTCCCTTGGCTGGTGAACCTGTGCGCATTGTCCAGTCCGATGACAAAGGGCATCTGATTTTAATGGCAGCAAGCTGGCAGGATCTGAGTCTCTCCTTGGTTAAAGTTCTTTACGAACGGCCAGAGAATAAGATGAGAGGGAACGGGACACCGGTCTTAAACGGTTCCGTCAGCATTTACCGCCATGATGGGGAAGTTATGGCGGTGGCGGATGGTGCCACCTTTACCGGATTACGCACCGCAGCCATCGCGGCGCTCGCAACCGAGTGGCTGAGTATGTCTAAAACGTGTCACTGTATTATTGGCGCAGGTTTTGAAGCCTATTATCACGCCAAGGCTCTCGCTCGGCTGAAGGGCGTCAAGACGATGCGTTTGTGGAACCGGACACCTAAAGCAGCCTATGCGCTCCAAGAGAAGCTTTGTGCCCTTCCGCAATTTTCTCATCTGTCTGTGAGGGTCCACGAGGTGATTGAGGAGGCACTGGCCGATGCGGACGTGATTACCACAGTCACATCCTCTCCGGAACCCTTATTTAACGCCCAGATGATTAAAAAGACTGTGCTCATTAATGCCATGGGTGCGTATTTGCCCCATACCCGGGAATTGTCTAGTGATATTGTGGCCAAGGCGACCTTATATGCCGATTTTCTCCCGGCGTGTCTCCAAGAAGCGGGGGATTATCTCATTCCAGCGGCAGAGGGTCTTCTCGATCTGACACGCGTTCGGCCTTTGGCGAGTGCAGCGCATGATGGACCAATGCCTGGGATTACGGTTATGAAAAGTGTTGGCTCCGCAGTCTTTGATTTATCCTGTGCCGAATGTTTAGTGATGTCAAAATAA